The Candidatus Hydrogenedentota bacterium genome contains the following window.
GGCCAAAGCCCTCGCGGAGAAGCACGGCGCGAAGGTCGCCGCGAGTCCCGAGGCCGCCTGCGCCGCGAAGAACGTGGACATCGTGGCGATCACCACGCCGACGCCCACGCACCTGCCGCTCATCCGCGCGGCGGCGAAGGCCGGCAAGCAGATCTTCTGCGAGAAGCCCTTCTGCCGCACCGTGCCGGAATGCGAAAAGGCGATCCAGGCGGCGGAGAAGGCCGGCGTGAAGCTCTTCGTCGGACACGTGGTCCGCTACTTCCACGAGTTCGAGAAAATGCGCGGGCAGATCCAGTCCGGCGCCCTCGGCGAGGTGGGCTGGGCCAAGCTCTACCGGGGCGGCGTCTTCCCCGGCGGGCCGAAGAGCTGGTTCCGCGACTACAAACAGACCGGCGGGGCCACCCTCGACAGCATGATCCACGACCTGGACTGGGTGCGCTACGTCTTCGGCGAGCCCGAGCGGATTTTCTGCCAGACCCTCATGCGCTCCGAGCCCGTCGCCATGGACCACTCCCAGGTGACCCTGCGCATGAAGAGCGGCCTCATCGCCACCGTCATCGGCACCTGGGCCCAGCCCAGCGGATTCCGTGTGATGGCGGAGATCTGCGGCAGCAGGGGCATGCTCCAGTACGACATGAACGAGGCACCCCTGCGCCTGGAGGCGCGCGCCACCGCCGCCGGGCCCAACTGGTTCGTCCCCATGAACCCCGTCGCAAAAAGCCCCTACCAGTCCGAATGGGAGGACTTCCTCGCCTGGCTGGACGGCAAGGGGACGCCCCGCGTCACCACGCGCGACGCCCTGGCCGCCGTGGCCATGGCCGAGGCGGCGTTGAAATCGGCAAAAACCGGCCAGCCGGTCACTTTCTGAGGGAGGTTCACACCATGACCAAGATCGGCATCATGAGTTTCGCCCACATGCACGCCCACGGCTACGCCGCCGCGCTCAACGCCCTGCCCGACGCCACCCTTGCGGCGGTGTGGGACGACGACGCGAAGCGCGGAAAGGCAGCCGCGAAGAAACACGGCGCGCCCTTCACCGCCTCGATGGACGCCTTCCTGGCCTCCGGCCTCGACGGTGTCATCGTCACCTCGGAGAATGTGAAACACCGCGCGATGGTGGAGGCCGCCGCCGCCGCCGGCCTGTGGATCCTTTGCGAGAAGCCGCTGGCCCCCACCGCCGCCGACGCCAGGGCCATGGTCGCCGCCTGCAAGAAGGCGAAGGTCGGCCTCGGCACCGCGTTCCCCTGCCGCTGGGCGCCGCCGCTGGCGGAGGCGAAGGCCAAGATCGCCGCGGGCGCCCTCGGCGAAATCCGCGCCGTCACCTGCACCAACCACGGCCAGGCCCCCGGCGGCTGGTTCGCCGACCCCGCCCTCAGCGGCGGCGGCGCCACGATGGACCACACGGTCCATGTGGCCGACCTGCTCCGCTGGATGCTGGGCCGCGAGTTCACGAAGGTCTACTGCGAGCTGGGCAACCAGCTCCACCGGGGCGAACTCGCCACCGACGACATCGGCAGCGTCCATCTGGAGATGAAGGGCGGCGTGCAGGTGAGCCATCTGGCAAGCTGGAGCCGCCCGA
Protein-coding sequences here:
- a CDS encoding Gfo/Idh/MocA family oxidoreductase — translated: MNVAIIGCGGMGALHAQMAANCGLKVALCADVVRPAAKALAEKHGAKVAASPEAACAAKNVDIVAITTPTPTHLPLIRAAAKAGKQIFCEKPFCRTVPECEKAIQAAEKAGVKLFVGHVVRYFHEFEKMRGQIQSGALGEVGWAKLYRGGVFPGGPKSWFRDYKQTGGATLDSMIHDLDWVRYVFGEPERIFCQTLMRSEPVAMDHSQVTLRMKSGLIATVIGTWAQPSGFRVMAEICGSRGMLQYDMNEAPLRLEARATAAGPNWFVPMNPVAKSPYQSEWEDFLAWLDGKGTPRVTTRDALAAVAMAEAALKSAKTGQPVTF
- a CDS encoding Gfo/Idh/MocA family oxidoreductase → MTKIGIMSFAHMHAHGYAAALNALPDATLAAVWDDDAKRGKAAAKKHGAPFTASMDAFLASGLDGVIVTSENVKHRAMVEAAAAAGLWILCEKPLAPTAADARAMVAACKKAKVGLGTAFPCRWAPPLAEAKAKIAAGALGEIRAVTCTNHGQAPGGWFADPALSGGGATMDHTVHVADLLRWMLGREFTKVYCELGNQLHRGELATDDIGSVHLEMKGGVQVSHLASWSRPKSFPAWGDVTLHFMGDKGVLFVDAFRQNLTAYDDKDMRVRWVGYGDSADEGLVADFVQAVRERRDPSATGVDGLRATEVTEAAYRSAKTGKAVKI